The Leifsonia williamsii genome includes a region encoding these proteins:
- a CDS encoding carbohydrate ABC transporter permease, translated as MTAVTDELDRDVTFKRPTEERKGGAGRFLRRLPMNIVIVLLLIIEIYPLIWILLGSFKTQDEFLNDPFWTLPSSWDLANYASAFTTGNLGRYILNSVLTVFPALFITLAIGVAAAFALEILVWKGRGTILLLFLAGIMVPGQMVLLPLFSIYFNLQLTGTLWPLIITYTASGLPLTVFMVATYFRAVPREMFEAATLDGAGVFRQFWSIGVPVVRNAIFTVGLVQFFFLWNDLLIALTFTNSEDLRTIQVGLLNFTGQYGQIQYGPLFAAICVSIFGTLLLYLFLNQRVMKGLAAGSVKG; from the coding sequence ATGACCGCTGTGACCGACGAGCTCGACCGCGACGTCACCTTCAAGCGCCCGACCGAGGAGCGCAAGGGAGGCGCGGGCCGCTTCCTGCGCAGGCTGCCGATGAACATCGTCATCGTGCTGCTGCTGATCATCGAGATCTACCCGCTGATCTGGATCCTGCTCGGCTCCTTCAAGACCCAGGACGAGTTCCTCAACGACCCGTTCTGGACCCTGCCGAGCAGCTGGGACCTCGCCAACTACGCCAGCGCCTTCACCACCGGCAACCTCGGCCGCTACATCCTCAACAGCGTGCTGACGGTGTTCCCGGCGCTGTTCATCACCCTCGCGATCGGCGTGGCCGCGGCCTTCGCGCTCGAGATCCTGGTGTGGAAGGGCCGCGGCACCATCCTGCTGCTGTTCCTCGCCGGCATCATGGTCCCCGGCCAGATGGTGCTGCTGCCGCTGTTCTCGATCTACTTCAACCTGCAGCTGACCGGGACGCTGTGGCCGCTGATCATCACGTACACGGCGTCGGGCCTCCCGCTCACCGTGTTCATGGTCGCGACCTATTTCCGGGCGGTGCCGCGCGAGATGTTCGAGGCCGCCACCCTCGACGGCGCGGGGGTCTTCCGGCAGTTCTGGTCGATCGGCGTGCCGGTGGTGCGCAACGCGATCTTTACCGTCGGGCTCGTGCAGTTCTTCTTCCTCTGGAACGACCTGCTCATCGCCCTGACGTTCACGAACAGCGAGGACCTGCGCACCATCCAGGTCGGCCTCCTGAACTTCACCGGTCAGTACGGGCAGATCCAGTACGGCCCGCTGTTCGCGGCCATCTGCGTGAGCATCTTCGGCACGCTCCTGCTGTACCTCTTCCTCAACCAGCGGGTGATGAAGGGCCTGGCCGCCGGCTCCGTGAAGGGCTGA
- a CDS encoding lipoate--protein ligase family protein, giving the protein MHGEYKVPGGKLVVVDLEVVDGRIAQFRLAGDFFLEPDSALEAIDRAVNGLPAESDSKAIAAAVKEALPDGAILLGFSPEAVAVAIRRALAKATSWRDYDWQIVHAKAVSPQLHLALDEVLTAEVGEGRRGPTLRIWEWEEPAVVIGSFQSVKNEVDPENAEKYGVQVVRRITGGGAMFMEAGSVVTYSIYAPADLVQGMSFADSYAYLDEWAIIALKSLGIDAVYQPLNDIASPSGKIGGAAQKRLGSGAVLHHVTMSYDIDGQKMTEVLRIGREKISDKGITSAAKRVDPLRSQTGLSRAEIIEQMKLTFRNLYGATDGDITDAEYEAAERLVEEKFATDAWLYRVP; this is encoded by the coding sequence ATGCATGGTGAGTACAAGGTCCCCGGGGGCAAGCTCGTCGTCGTCGATCTGGAGGTGGTCGACGGCCGCATCGCGCAGTTCCGGCTCGCGGGCGACTTCTTCCTCGAACCCGACTCCGCACTGGAGGCCATCGACCGCGCGGTGAACGGACTCCCCGCCGAGTCCGACTCGAAGGCGATCGCCGCCGCCGTCAAGGAGGCCCTGCCCGACGGCGCGATCCTGCTCGGCTTCTCGCCCGAGGCCGTCGCCGTCGCCATCCGCCGCGCGCTCGCGAAGGCGACGAGCTGGCGCGACTACGACTGGCAGATCGTGCACGCGAAGGCCGTCTCGCCGCAGCTGCACCTGGCGCTCGACGAGGTGCTCACCGCCGAGGTCGGCGAGGGGAGGCGCGGCCCGACCCTCCGCATCTGGGAGTGGGAGGAGCCGGCCGTGGTCATCGGCAGCTTCCAGTCGGTCAAGAACGAGGTCGACCCCGAGAACGCCGAGAAGTACGGCGTGCAGGTCGTGCGCCGCATCACCGGCGGCGGCGCGATGTTCATGGAGGCCGGCTCCGTCGTCACGTACTCGATCTACGCTCCGGCCGACCTCGTGCAGGGCATGAGCTTCGCCGACAGCTACGCGTACCTCGACGAGTGGGCGATCATCGCGCTGAAGTCGCTCGGCATCGACGCGGTCTACCAGCCGCTCAACGACATCGCGAGCCCGAGCGGCAAGATCGGCGGCGCCGCGCAGAAGCGCCTCGGCTCGGGCGCCGTGCTGCACCACGTCACCATGAGCTACGACATCGACGGCCAGAAGATGACGGAGGTGCTGCGCATCGGTCGCGAGAAGATCAGCGACAAGGGCATCACCTCCGCCGCCAAGCGCGTCGACCCGCTGCGCAGCCAGACCGGCCTCAGCCGTGCGGAGATCATCGAGCAGATGAAGCTGACCTTCCGCAACCTGTACGGCGCGACCGACGGCGACATCACCGACGCCGAGTACGAGGCCGCCGAGCGCCTCGTCGAGGAGAAGTTCGCGACGGACGCGTGGCTCTACCGCGTCCCGTAA
- a CDS encoding MarR family winged helix-turn-helix transcriptional regulator, translating to MATRNTSLDLSSALRIAVARLSRRLRAEKEDDELSDTQTSILAFLVREGGGTLGTLSEHERVKPPSMNRTVNHLEAAGYVRRTADAADGRKVVVVPTEAGHALVGETRRRRDAWLHQRLRTLTAEQRATLAEAATIMRELADS from the coding sequence ATGGCGACACGGAACACCTCCCTCGATCTCAGCAGCGCGCTGCGGATCGCCGTGGCCCGTCTCTCCCGCCGGCTGCGCGCCGAGAAGGAGGATGACGAGCTCAGCGACACGCAGACCTCGATCCTCGCCTTCCTCGTCCGCGAGGGCGGCGGCACGCTCGGCACGCTCAGCGAGCACGAGCGCGTCAAGCCGCCGTCGATGAACCGCACGGTCAACCACCTGGAGGCCGCCGGCTACGTCCGCCGCACCGCCGACGCCGCCGACGGGCGCAAGGTCGTCGTCGTGCCCACCGAGGCCGGCCACGCCCTCGTCGGCGAGACCCGCCGCCGCCGCGACGCCTGGCTGCACCAGCGCCTCCGCACGCTCACCGCCGAGCAGCGCGCGACGCTGGCGGAGGCCGCCACGATCATGCGGGAGCTCGCCGACTCGTGA
- a CDS encoding MFS transporter, whose product MFRSLAGINYRIWAAGALVSNVGTWMQRTAQDWIVLTQLTDNNAAAVGFVMALQFGPQLLLLPVTGWAADRLDRRKLLMATQGAMGLLGLGLGLLTVTGVVQLWHVYVFALLLGAVAAFDAPARQTFVSELVAGPNLSNAVALNSASFNAARLLGPAVAGLLTAAVGAGWVFLINAATFAAVLISLMTLRRDKLYRNERASRSRGSLVDGFRYVRHRPDIVVILIMVFLIGTFGLNFPIFISTMSVSVFHQGAGEYGVLSSIMAIGSVVGALLSARRERPRVALLFAGAAFFGAGCALAAVMPTFWLFALALIAIGVSSQTLMTTANGTVQMTTDPVLRGRVMAIYMAIFMGGTPVGAPIVGWVADTFGPRWAMGVGAASGFLAALVGVFYLVKYRGLRVRFTGMVPRVELTPRETAREELEEAEATATRAS is encoded by the coding sequence ATGTTCCGCTCCCTCGCGGGGATCAACTACCGCATCTGGGCGGCCGGGGCGCTGGTCTCCAACGTCGGGACGTGGATGCAGCGCACGGCGCAGGACTGGATCGTCCTCACCCAGCTCACCGACAACAACGCCGCCGCCGTCGGCTTCGTGATGGCGCTGCAGTTCGGGCCGCAGCTGCTGCTCCTCCCCGTCACCGGCTGGGCCGCCGATCGGCTCGACCGCCGCAAGCTGCTGATGGCGACGCAGGGCGCGATGGGGCTGCTGGGGCTCGGGCTCGGCCTCCTGACCGTGACCGGAGTCGTGCAGCTGTGGCACGTGTACGTCTTCGCGCTGCTGCTCGGCGCGGTGGCGGCCTTCGACGCGCCCGCCCGGCAGACGTTCGTGTCGGAGCTGGTGGCGGGGCCGAACCTGTCGAACGCGGTCGCGCTGAACTCCGCCTCCTTCAACGCCGCACGCCTCCTCGGCCCCGCGGTCGCCGGCCTGCTCACGGCGGCCGTCGGCGCGGGCTGGGTGTTCCTGATCAACGCGGCGACCTTCGCGGCCGTGCTGATCTCGCTGATGACCCTGCGCCGCGACAAGCTCTACCGCAACGAGCGGGCGTCGCGCAGTCGCGGCAGCCTGGTCGACGGCTTCCGCTACGTGCGGCACCGCCCCGACATCGTCGTGATCCTGATCATGGTGTTCCTGATCGGGACGTTCGGCCTCAACTTCCCGATCTTCATCTCGACCATGTCGGTCAGCGTCTTCCACCAGGGCGCGGGCGAGTACGGCGTGCTCTCGTCGATCATGGCGATCGGCTCGGTGGTCGGCGCCCTGTTGTCGGCGCGGAGGGAGCGGCCGCGGGTCGCCCTGCTGTTCGCCGGGGCCGCGTTCTTCGGAGCGGGCTGCGCGCTGGCGGCCGTGATGCCGACCTTCTGGCTGTTCGCGCTCGCTCTCATCGCGATCGGCGTCTCGTCGCAGACGTTGATGACGACGGCGAACGGGACCGTGCAGATGACGACCGACCCCGTGCTCCGCGGCCGCGTCATGGCGATCTACATGGCCATCTTCATGGGCGGCACCCCGGTCGGCGCCCCGATCGTCGGCTGGGTCGCCGACACGTTCGGGCCGCGCTGGGCGATGGGGGTCGGGGCGGCGAGCGGCTTCCTCGCGGCGCTGGTCGGCGTCTTCTACCTCGTGAAGTACCGCGGCCTCCGCGTCCGCTTCACCGGCATGGTCCCGCGCGTCGAGCTGACGCCGCGCGAGACCGCCCGCGAGGAGCTGGAGGAGGCGGAGGCGACGGCGACCCGCGCCTCCTGA
- a CDS encoding alpha/beta fold hydrolase: MREFPTDDGVRIFFTHHPAPQPRAAVQLAHGVGEHAGRYLPLIEHLVANGFTVYADDHRGHGRTGMTQWSDDATKLGRLGPGGLRAAVDDLHRFGRLIREENPDLPLVLLGHSWGSLMGQMLLNRYSDEYDAAVLSGTAYRMIGSMNSGDLNKRFAHLGTTGAEWLSRDPAVAQAFVDDPLTTLVPLQKLFGLVDAARLLGRPARSLARDLPLLIQIGSDDPLGGEVSARRLERAYRERSGLTDVTTIVYAGARHEVYNETNREEVFADLTAWLSARIPART; the protein is encoded by the coding sequence GTGCGCGAGTTCCCCACCGACGACGGCGTCCGGATCTTCTTCACCCACCACCCTGCGCCGCAGCCGCGGGCCGCGGTGCAGCTCGCCCACGGGGTGGGGGAGCACGCCGGCCGCTACCTGCCCCTGATCGAGCACCTGGTCGCGAACGGCTTCACGGTCTACGCCGACGACCACCGCGGACACGGCCGCACGGGCATGACCCAGTGGAGCGACGACGCGACGAAGCTCGGGAGGCTGGGGCCGGGCGGGCTGCGCGCGGCCGTCGACGACCTCCACCGCTTCGGGCGGCTGATCCGCGAGGAGAACCCGGACCTCCCGCTCGTCCTCCTCGGGCACAGCTGGGGGTCGCTGATGGGGCAGATGCTCCTCAACCGCTACAGCGACGAGTACGACGCCGCCGTGCTGTCGGGGACCGCCTACCGGATGATCGGCTCGATGAACAGCGGCGACCTCAACAAGCGCTTCGCGCACCTGGGCACGACCGGCGCGGAGTGGCTGAGCCGCGACCCCGCCGTGGCGCAGGCCTTCGTGGACGATCCGCTGACCACGCTCGTGCCGCTGCAGAAGCTCTTCGGGCTGGTGGACGCCGCGCGGCTGCTGGGTCGGCCGGCGCGGAGCCTGGCCCGCGACCTCCCGCTGCTCATCCAGATCGGCTCGGACGACCCGCTGGGCGGCGAGGTGTCGGCGCGGCGGCTGGAGCGCGCCTACCGCGAGCGATCGGGCCTGACGGACGTGACGACCATCGTCTACGCGGGCGCCCGGCACGAGGTCTACAACGAGACGAACCGCGAGGAGGTCTTCGCCGACCTCACCGCCTGGCTCTCGGCGCGCATCCCCGCCCGCACCTAG